The following coding sequences are from one Desulfovibrio psychrotolerans window:
- the nadA gene encoding quinolinate synthase NadA yields the protein MNSHAETIARIRKDLGERLVIMGHHYQSDSVIRHVDLKGDSLELARKVESVKAEHIVFCGVYFMGESAALLARQGQKVYLPEEDANCVMSQMAPAARVDKVLRHLAGSGRTVVPLTYVNSSVGVKAVCGKHGGSVCTSANAETMMRWAMERGDAVLFIPDKNLGRNTANRLGIPESAWHMLNIRQDGDAVDTDAAARARLLLWPGLCAIHARFNLRQIETARQEHPGVRVVVHPECAPEVVAASDAAGSTSFIINYVREAPEGSAVAIGTEINLVERLAQEYRGRKTVVPLLESACSHMASVTEEKLAITLQDVANGTAEEVRAPIGFADHARLALTRMLEACA from the coding sequence ATGAACAGCCATGCGGAAACCATTGCCCGCATCCGGAAGGACTTGGGGGAACGCCTTGTCATCATGGGGCACCATTACCAGTCTGATTCCGTTATCCGCCACGTGGACCTGAAGGGCGACTCCCTTGAACTTGCCAGAAAGGTGGAGAGTGTTAAGGCGGAACACATCGTCTTTTGCGGGGTTTACTTCATGGGCGAATCGGCTGCCCTGCTCGCCCGCCAAGGACAGAAGGTATATCTGCCGGAAGAAGACGCCAACTGCGTGATGTCGCAGATGGCTCCCGCAGCCCGCGTGGACAAGGTGCTGCGCCACCTCGCCGGTTCCGGGCGCACCGTGGTGCCTCTTACCTACGTCAATTCCTCCGTGGGTGTGAAGGCCGTGTGCGGGAAACACGGCGGCTCGGTGTGTACATCTGCAAACGCGGAAACCATGATGCGCTGGGCCATGGAACGTGGCGATGCGGTGCTCTTTATCCCGGACAAGAACCTTGGACGCAACACAGCCAACAGGCTGGGGATTCCCGAAAGCGCGTGGCATATGCTGAACATCCGGCAGGACGGCGATGCCGTGGACACCGATGCCGCCGCCCGTGCCCGGTTGCTGCTGTGGCCGGGACTGTGCGCCATTCACGCCCGGTTTAACCTGCGGCAGATTGAGACAGCGCGGCAGGAACATCCCGGCGTGCGCGTGGTGGTACACCCGGAATGCGCACCGGAAGTGGTGGCTGCCTCTGACGCCGCCGGTTCGACCTCGTTCATCATCAACTATGTACGTGAAGCACCGGAAGGCTCCGCTGTAGCCATTGGCACGGAAATAAATCTGGTGGAGCGGCTTGCACAGGAATACCGGGGTCGCAAAACCGTGGTGCCCCTGCTGGAAAGCGCGTGCTCCCACATGGCAAGCGTAACCGAAGAGAAGCTGGCCATAACCTTGCAGGACGTGGCAAACGGCACGGCAGAAGAAGTGCGCGCGCCCATCGGGTTTGCAGACCATGCACGGCTTGCGCTCACGCGCATGCTGGAGGCGTGCGCGTAA
- the nadC gene encoding carboxylating nicotinate-nucleotide diphosphorylase: MNIEKFSSFFRGQAHELLLQAIDLALREDGPDLTSEGIFPAGHRLAARIIAKQETLVAGLPLIPLVMERCPARDGSGDWSWQPLVQEGERVADRTVVATIEADAARLLKAERVILNFIAHLSGIANLTGDYVRQLQGTGSRLLDTRKTLPCLRYPEKYAVLVGGGLNHRKNLADMLMLKDNHIDLAGGIAPAVHMLRARYTPCPPIEVECRTLEEVREAVECRADRIMLDNMEPEGIRQALDIIPNGMETEVSGGVTLENIRSVACASDRGPDFISVGRLTHSAPAADFSMLVQ, translated from the coding sequence ATGAATATTGAAAAATTTTCCAGTTTCTTCCGTGGACAGGCCCATGAATTGCTGTTGCAGGCCATAGACCTTGCCCTGCGCGAAGACGGGCCGGACCTGACATCGGAGGGAATTTTCCCCGCCGGACACCGACTTGCGGCACGCATAATCGCCAAGCAGGAAACGCTGGTGGCAGGGCTGCCGCTCATCCCCCTTGTGATGGAACGATGCCCGGCACGGGACGGCAGCGGAGACTGGTCGTGGCAGCCCCTTGTACAGGAAGGCGAACGGGTGGCGGACAGAACCGTGGTTGCCACCATAGAGGCAGACGCCGCCCGGTTGCTGAAGGCGGAGCGGGTGATCCTGAACTTTATCGCCCACCTTTCGGGCATAGCCAACCTTACCGGCGACTATGTGCGGCAACTGCAGGGCACGGGCTCCCGGTTGCTGGATACCCGCAAGACCCTGCCCTGCCTGCGCTACCCGGAAAAATACGCGGTACTTGTCGGCGGCGGGCTGAACCACAGAAAAAATCTTGCAGACATGCTCATGCTCAAGGACAATCACATTGACCTTGCAGGCGGTATTGCTCCCGCCGTGCACATGCTGCGCGCACGCTACACGCCCTGCCCGCCCATTGAGGTGGAGTGCAGGACACTTGAAGAGGTGCGCGAGGCAGTGGAATGCCGTGCAGACCGCATCATGCTGGACAACATGGAGCCGGAGGGCATTCGCCAGGCTCTGGATATCATTCCGAACGGCATGGAAACCGAGGTGAGCGGGGGCGTGACGCTGGAGAACATACGCTCCGTTGCCTGCGCCTCCGACAGGGGGCCGGATTTCATCTCCGTGGGCAGGCTCACCCACTCCGCACCCGCTGCGGATTTCAGCATGCTTGTGCAGTAA
- the nadB gene encoding L-aspartate oxidase: MSTYRHITPVLIIGSGIAGCTTALSLADSGVECTLITSGDSLDNGNSALAQGGIVYKATAGDPRLLEKDILTAGHNRNYKTAVRYLCTKGPESVRRILVERLSIPFAKASPDAECEWDLTREGGHMVPRILHCADYTGRAIMDGLIQAVTTHPNITVLTNRTAVDLLTSHHHTRDQEFRYQLNNQCVGAYVFNEKLRHVETMLANYTVLATGGVGQIYLHSTNSPASIGSGLAMASRAGARIHNAEYVQFHPTALFHRSERRFLITEAMRGEGARLVNAKGEPFMQRYDTRADLAPRDIVARAIVEEMLKKGEDCVYLDPSGVKHDLAMRFPTIFRRCLDLGIDIRRELIPVVPAAHYFCGGILADPRGRTTLERLYAVGECNCTGVHGANRLASTSLLEALLWGHSSADDICKRITRRLSRRLRDAVPDWDPTGEEHNDDPALIAQDWARIRHTMWNYVGITRTTSRLSRAVEDMGQLAKNVHDFYKRTPLSKRLIDLFHGCQAAHVITLAAKRNRQSIGCHYRED; this comes from the coding sequence ATGAGCACATATCGCCATATTACCCCCGTTCTTATCATCGGGTCTGGCATTGCGGGGTGCACCACCGCCCTGAGCCTTGCGGACAGCGGTGTTGAATGCACCCTCATCACCTCCGGAGACTCGCTGGACAACGGCAACTCTGCCCTTGCACAGGGGGGCATTGTCTACAAAGCCACGGCGGGCGACCCCCGGCTTCTGGAAAAAGATATTCTTACCGCAGGGCACAACCGCAACTACAAGACCGCGGTGCGCTACCTGTGCACCAAGGGACCGGAATCTGTACGGCGCATTCTGGTGGAACGGCTGAGCATTCCCTTTGCCAAGGCAAGCCCGGACGCGGAATGCGAATGGGACCTTACCCGCGAGGGCGGACACATGGTGCCGCGCATTCTGCACTGCGCGGACTATACGGGCCGGGCCATCATGGACGGGTTGATACAGGCGGTGACTACGCACCCCAACATTACCGTGCTGACCAACCGGACGGCGGTGGACCTGCTGACCAGCCACCACCACACGCGCGACCAGGAATTCAGATATCAGCTGAACAACCAGTGCGTGGGGGCCTATGTATTTAACGAAAAGCTGCGGCATGTGGAAACCATGCTGGCCAACTACACCGTGCTTGCCACGGGCGGGGTGGGTCAGATTTACCTGCACAGCACCAACAGCCCGGCGTCCATAGGCTCCGGGCTTGCCATGGCTTCGCGCGCAGGGGCACGCATTCACAACGCGGAGTATGTGCAGTTTCATCCCACCGCTCTCTTCCACCGCTCCGAACGACGGTTCCTCATCACCGAAGCCATGCGCGGCGAAGGCGCACGGCTGGTGAACGCCAAGGGCGAGCCGTTCATGCAGCGCTATGACACGCGCGCCGACCTTGCCCCGCGCGACATTGTGGCCCGCGCCATTGTGGAAGAAATGCTCAAGAAGGGCGAGGACTGCGTGTATCTGGACCCGAGCGGGGTGAAGCACGACCTTGCCATGCGTTTTCCCACCATTTTCCGGCGCTGTCTGGACCTTGGGATAGATATCCGCAGGGAACTTATTCCCGTGGTGCCCGCTGCCCACTATTTCTGCGGCGGCATTCTGGCGGACCCGAGGGGCCGCACCACGCTGGAGAGGCTGTACGCCGTGGGCGAATGCAACTGCACCGGCGTGCACGGTGCCAACCGTCTGGCCTCCACATCGCTGCTGGAAGCATTGTTATGGGGGCATTCTTCTGCCGACGACATCTGCAAGCGCATAACCCGCAGGTTAAGCAGACGGCTGCGCGATGCAGTGCCCGACTGGGACCCCACGGGCGAGGAGCACAACGACGACCCCGCCCTTATTGCGCAGGACTGGGCACGCATCCGCCATACCATGTGGAACTATGTGGGCATAACCCGCACCACGAGCCGCCTTTCGCGCGCCGTGGAAGACATGGGGCAGCTTGCCAAGAACGTGCACGATTTCTATAAGCGGACTCCGCTTTCCAAACGGCTCATAGACCTGTTCCACGGATGTCAGGCGGCGCATGTGATAACCCTTGCCGCCAAGCGGAACCGGCAGAGCATAGGCTGCCACTACCGCGAAGACTGA
- a CDS encoding vWA domain-containing protein: MINETAHRKMQRARSELVLDHPFFAHLALRLEMREDPTCRTAWSDGRVLAYNPLYVESLPLGKLKGMQCHEVLHLVCNHHTRRNGRDERLWNMACDYAINPVLLEAGIELPSGYLDNPAHHGLSADAIYAGLLALQEETHGGAEGGARQGEEVASEQGSPGGGAEDGEAGEESDAGETPLPEAGREDAGGNSGAEGESPSEKTTEAEGDPGMSGEVRDSPSQAAGDGGAESLRQEEQSWRAALSEALHKAREFGSLPGSLERLLDGGHQPALDWRELLQRFLYNAARNDFSWARPNRRFLHTGLYLPGLHNEELAQVAVAVDVSGSITPPELERFASELSSVLEEFDAAITVFTCDAAITRREHLSRWDLPLEFTVSGGGGTDFCPPFEHLREEGTSPACLIYFTDMECGHFPEEPEYPVLWVTANGAHTPPPFGDVLLMPPSA, from the coding sequence ATGATCAATGAAACGGCACACCGCAAGATGCAGCGTGCCAGAAGCGAACTGGTGCTCGACCATCCCTTCTTTGCGCACCTCGCCCTGCGGCTGGAGATGCGCGAAGACCCCACCTGCCGCACCGCCTGGTCCGATGGTCGCGTGCTCGCCTATAATCCTCTGTATGTGGAATCCCTGCCCCTCGGCAAGCTCAAGGGAATGCAGTGCCACGAGGTGCTGCATCTGGTCTGCAACCACCATACACGCCGTAACGGAAGGGATGAGCGGCTGTGGAACATGGCCTGCGATTACGCCATTAACCCTGTTCTTCTGGAGGCGGGCATAGAACTGCCGTCCGGCTATCTGGATAATCCTGCCCATCATGGATTGAGCGCAGACGCCATTTATGCCGGACTGCTCGCCTTGCAGGAAGAGACGCACGGCGGTGCCGAAGGCGGCGCGCGGCAGGGCGAGGAGGTGGCATCCGAGCAAGGTTCTCCCGGCGGGGGTGCGGAGGATGGCGAGGCGGGAGAAGAGAGCGATGCAGGCGAAACGCCTCTGCCTGAAGCCGGAAGGGAAGACGCGGGCGGCAATTCCGGTGCCGAGGGCGAAAGCCCCTCGGAGAAGACTACGGAGGCCGAAGGCGACCCCGGCATGAGCGGCGAGGTGCGCGATTCCCCGTCTCAGGCAGCAGGCGACGGCGGAGCCGAATCCCTGCGGCAAGAAGAGCAGTCATGGCGTGCGGCCCTTTCGGAAGCCCTGCATAAGGCCCGCGAATTCGGCAGCCTGCCCGGCAGTCTGGAACGTCTGCTTGATGGCGGGCATCAACCCGCGCTGGATTGGCGGGAACTGCTGCAGCGGTTCCTGTATAATGCCGCCCGTAACGATTTTTCCTGGGCTCGCCCAAACCGGCGGTTTTTGCACACCGGGTTGTATCTGCCCGGACTGCATAACGAGGAACTGGCACAGGTGGCCGTGGCTGTGGATGTGTCCGGCAGTATCACGCCGCCGGAACTGGAACGCTTCGCATCAGAACTTTCCTCGGTGCTGGAAGAATTCGATGCGGCTATCACCGTCTTCACCTGCGATGCGGCCATAACCCGGCGCGAACATCTTTCGCGGTGGGATTTGCCGCTGGAATTCACCGTATCGGGTGGTGGCGGAACGGATTTTTGCCCGCCGTTCGAGCACCTGCGCGAAGAGGGAACCTCTCCCGCCTGCCTCATCTATTTTACGGACATGGAATGCGGCCATTTCCCGGAAGAGCCGGAGTATCCGGTCCTGTGGGTTACGGCAAACGGGGCGCACACCCCGCCACCCTTCGGCGACGTGCTGCTCATGCCGCCATCGGCCTGA